Within Stella humosa, the genomic segment CTGCACCGGCTCGCCCATACCCAGCAGCGAAAAGCCGAAGAACCGGTCGTTGGCCGAGCGCCCGATGCGCTCGATGCGCTTGTAGAGGAACTGCGTCTCTGGCCCCGGCATCAGCCAGGTGATGGTCGACTGGCGGATCTCGGGATGGACGCCGGCGCCGGCGACGCCCGCCTGGCCCGACGTTTCCAGCTGCGCCTCGCCCATCGCGATCAGCCGGTCGCACTGCTCGGCCGTCAGCGCGTCGGGCATGGTCGTATAGCCCGAATAGGACCGCTCCATCGCGGCCAGATCGAAGCCCCAGAGCATGGTGCGGGAGATGAGGGGGCCACGGGCCGGCTTCGGCATCACGGTTCTCCAGGGTGCGGGTCTGGGACCGGAAGCTGGCGGACCGGGGACGGCCGGTCCGTTGGTATGTCTGTCCCCGGCGGCGGGTCGCCCCTGGTCGGGGCGTCGCTCGCGGGGGGCAGGTCACATTGGAGGCGCGGCCCGGAATCGAACCGGGATAAACGGATTTGCAGTCCGGTGCCTAGCCACTCGGCCACCGCGCCCCGGACATGTGGAAATCAGCGGTCCCCGAGGTCGGCGGTTCTATACGCGGGCGGCCGGCGGATGGTCAAGGCAACCCTGGCATCGGCAGCAGATAGCGCGCGCCTTGGCGCAATCGGCCGGCGGCCGGGCGGGGGCGGCGATTGCGCTCCCCGCAGTGCAGCAAGTATATAACGGGTGGCGCCCGATGGCGCCCATCCGGGACTCGGAACAGAAGCGGACTATTCGCTCCATGGCGATCGACTACTCAGCGGCGCGCGCGAACATGGTGGAAAGCCAGATTCGCCCCAACAAGGTGACGGACCCTGCCGTCATCGCCGCCTTCCTGCATATCCCGCGCGAGCGGTTCGTGCCGCCGACGCTGTCGGGCGTCGCCTATGTCGATGTCGACATCCCGATCGGCGCGGGGCGATACCTGCTGGAGCCGATGGTGCTGGGCCGCCTGCTGCAGTTCGCCGGTCCCCGCCCGACCGACCTGGCGCTGGAGATCGGCACGGGCACGGGCTATGGCGCGGCCGTCCTGGCGCGCATGGTCGCCACCGTGGTCGGGGTCGAGAGCGACCCGGCGCTGGCCCGCCAGGCGACGGCGAACCTAGCCGCCATCGGCATCGACAATGCGTCGGTGGTGACCGGCGGCTTTCTCGATGGCTGCCCGGCCCACGCGCCGTACGACGTGATCCTGATTTCCGGCGCGGTCCCGCGGATCCCGGCCGCGGTCGAGCAGCAGCTTGCCGAGGGCGGCCGCCTGGTAGCGGTGGAGTTCGCCGACGGGATCGGCCGGGCGGTGCTGGTGCGCCGCGAGGGCGGCCGCCTGTCGCGCCGCGTGATCTTCGACGCCGCCACGCCGTTGCTGGTCGGCACCGAGGGCAAGCCGGCGTTCGTGTTCTGAAAGGTCTCCGCCCGCGGGGTCGCGGGCGTGGCGTATTGGTGAATTTGCCGCCTGGAGTTGCGGGCGTGGAGGGTCTGATGGCCACGAGGCGAACAGTGAAGCGGGCGGTCGGCGCGACGTGGCTGGCGGTGCTGGTGGCGGGCGTGCTGCCGGCGGCGGGTGTGGCGCAGACGCTCGAAGAGGTCATGGTCAGCACCTACAACACCAACCCCCAGCTGCTGGCGGAACGCGCCCGCCTGCGCTCGTTCGACGAGCAGGTGCCGCAGTCCATGGCGGGCTGGCGGCCGACCGTGCAGGCAAGCGCATCCTACGGCTTCTCGCATGAGCGCACCGAGGTGCCGACGCTGAAGCGTACCGAGCGGCTGAATCCCTTCTCCAGCACCTTGCAGGTCAGCCAGCCGCTCTATCGCGGCGGCCGCACGGTGGCCAATACCGAGCGCGCCGTCTTCCAGATCCAGTCGCAGCGCGCCCAGGTCTTCGTCATCGAGCAGCAGGTGCTGCTGGGCTCGGTGCAGGCCTATATGAACCTCTATCGCGGCCTGGCGGTGGTCCAGCTCAACGCGAACAACATCGAGGTGCTGAAGCGCCAGCTCGAGGCCGCCCAGGACCGCTTCCGGGTGGGCGAGGTGACCCGCACCGACGTGGCCCAGGCCGAATCGCGCCTGGCCCGCGCTGTCGCCGACAAGCGGCAGGCCGACGGCAACGTCGAGGTCGCGCGCGCCACCTTCGAGCGGGTCAGCGGCCTGGTGCCGATCGACATCACCTTCCCCAAGCGGGTGCCCAAGACGCCGCCCACCCGCGAGGAAGCCAAGCGGATGGCCGAGCAGAACAACCCGCAGATCGTGGCCGCCCGCTTCAGCGAACTGGGTGCTCGCGCCAACGTGCGCTCCATCACCGGCGAACTGCTCCCGACCGTCTCGCTGGATGCGACCGGCACCTACAACGACGAGTCGCAGAACGCCAACACCAAGATCCGCCAGGGCACGATCGCGGCCCGCGTGTCGGTCCCCCTCTATGAGGGCGGCTCGACCTACGCCCGGGTCCGCGAGGCCAAGCAGACCGCCGGCCAGCGTCGCATCGAGATCGAGACCAACCGCCGCAGCGTCGTCGAGCTCGCCAGCTCGCGCTGGGACACGCTGCAGTCGGCCCGCGCCCAGATCGAGGCGCTGCGCGAGAACATCCGCGCGGCCCAGATCGCGCTGGATGGCGTGCAGCAGGAAGCCGCCGTCGGCTCGCGCACGGTGCTCGACATCCTCGACGCCGAGCAGGAGCTGTTCAACGCCCGCGTCAACCTCGTCAGCTCGCAGCGCGACGAGTTGGTCGGCGTCTACGACCTGACCTCGGCCACCGGCCGGCTGACGGCCCGCCTGCTGGGCCTGCCGGTCGAGATCTACGACATGGACGCCTACTACGAATCCGTGAAGGACAAGTGGATCGGCCTCGGCGATCCGCTCGACTAGTGGCATGAAACGATGAGCGACCGGCGCCCTGCGGCCGATCCGTCGATGGAGGATATCCTTGCCTCCATCCGGCGCATCATTTCCGACGATGGCGCCAAGCCCGGCGCCGCGCCGCCGCCGGTATCCGTGCCGCGCGGCGAGCCGGTGATCGCCATGCCGCTGGGGCCGCAGTCGGACCCTGCCGTCTCGGTCGAGCCCCAGCCGCTGCGGGTGGAGCCGCTGCATGTGGAGGCGGTCGCGGCAGGCGCGGTTGACGTCGACCCGGGACCACGCCTGCGCGCACGGCGCGACGCCGACGACGTGCTGGAACTGACGCAGGTCTACCAGCCACGTATCCTGCCCGAGGCCGAGGGGCGGCCGGACCCGGCGGCACCGCTGGTATCGCCCGACGCGGCGGCCGAGGTCGCGGCGGCGTTGGCCGCCATCGGCCGGGCCGAGGCGCACGTATCCGGGCCCGACCTGGGCGGGCTCCTGACCGGCAGCGGCCGCACCGTCGACGACCTGGTGCGCGAGATGCTGCGGCCGATGCTGAAGGAATGGCTGGATTCGCGCCTGCCCGGTCTCGTAGAAGCGGTCGTTCGCGAAGAGGTCGAGCGGATCGTACGCCGCGCCAACCTGCGCTGATTTGAGGAGGCCCGCAGCCCGCGGGCCAGTTCCGTGCCCCGGCCGCCCTCCTGTCGTGGCGCCGGGCCGGTGAATTCGGGATACGGGGTTCCCCTGCGATGATCGAGAAGACCTATCGCCCGGCCGAGGTCGAGGCGAAGCACTACCAGCGGTGGGAAGACTCCGGCGCCTTTGCCGCGGACCCCGCCTCGCCCAAGCAGCCCTACACCATCATGATCCCGCCGCCGAACGTGACCGGCAGCCTGCACATGGGACATGCGCTGACCTTCACCATCCAGGACATCCTGATCCGCTATCACCGGATGCGGGGCAGGGATGCCCTGTGGCAGCCGGGTACGGACCATGCGGGCATCGCCACCCAGATGGTGGTCGAGCGCCAACTGGCCGACAAGGGGATGGTGCTGGACCGGCCGGGCGTGGTCGAGGACGCCAACACCCGCGCTATCGGCCGCGACGCCTTCATCGCCAAGGTGTGGGAGTGGAAGGCGGAATCGGGCGGCACCATCACCCGCCAGCTCCGCCGCCTGGGTGCCTCGCTCGACTGGCCGCGCGAGCGCTTCACCATGGACGAGGGGCTGAGTGCCGCCGTCCGCAAGGTCTTCGTCGAGCTGCACCGCCAGGGGCTGATCTATCGCGACAAGCGGCTGGTCAACTGGGACCCCAAGCTCCACACGGCCATCTCCGACCTGGAGGTCGAGCAGCGCGAGGTGAAGGGCCATCTCTGGCACTTCCGCTATCCGGTCGAGGGCATGCCCGACACCTTCGTCACGGTCGCCACCACCCGGCCGGAGACGATGCTGGGCGACACCGGCGTGGCCGTTCACCCCGAGGACGAGCGCTTCCGCGCGCTGGTCGGCCGCAACGTCATCCTGCCGCTGGTCGGCCGCGCCATCCCGATCGTGGCCGACGAGTATGCCGACCCGGAGACGGGCACCGGCGCGGTCAAGATCACGCCGGCCCATGACTTCAACGACTTCGAGGTCGGGCGGCGCTGCGGGCTGGCGGCGATCAACATCTTCGATGCCGATGCCCGGCTGCTCGACAGCGTGCCGGAACCCTATCGCGGTCTGGAACGCTACGAGGCGCGCAAGCGGATCGTGGCCGACATGGAGGCGCTGGGCCTGCTGGAGAAGGTGGAGCCGCACACCCACGTCGTGCCGCACGGCGACCGCTCGGGCGTGGCGATCGAGCCGTGGCTGACCGACCAGTGGTATGTCGATGCCGCCACCCTGGCCAAGCCCGCGATCGCGGCGGTCGAGACGGGCCAGACCGTCTTCGTCCCGCGCCAGTGGGAAAACACCTTCTTCGAGTGGATGCGCAACATCCAGCCCTGGTGCGTGTCGCGCCAGCTCTGGTGGGGCCATCAGGTGCCGGCCTGGTACGCGCCCGACGGCACCATCTTCGTCGAGGAGACCGAGGCCGAGGCGATCGTCGCCGCCCGCCGCCATTTCGGCGCAGACGTGGCGCTGCGGCGCGACTCCGACGTGCTCGATACCTGGTTCTCGTCCGCGCTCTGGCCGTTCTCGACCCTGGGCTGGCCCGAGCACACGCCGGAACTGGCCCGCTACTATCCCGGCGACGTGCTGGTGACGGGCTTCGACATCATCTTCTTCTGGGTCGCCCGGATGATGATGATGGGCCACCACTTCATGGGCGACGTGCCGTTCCGCACCGTCTACATCCACGCCCTGGTGCGCGACGCGCGCGGCCAGAAGATGTCAAAGTCCAAGGGCAACGTCATCGACCCGCTGGACCTGATCGACCGTTTCGGCTGCGATGCCCTGCGCTTCACCCTGTCGGCGCTGGCCGCCCCCGGGCGCGACATCAAGTTGGCCGAGAGCCGGGTCGAGGGCTACCGCAACTTCGCGACCAAGCTGTGGAACGCGTCGCGCTATGCCGAGATGAACGGCTGCGTCGCGGTCGAGGGCTTCGCGGCCGACCAGGCCCGCCACCGCGTCAACCGCTGGATTGTGGGCGAGGTCGCGCGCACGACGGAGCGGCTGGAGCAGGAGTTCGCGGCCTATCGCTTCAACGACGTCGCCAACGTGCTCTACCAGTTCGTCTGGGGCACCTTCTGCGACTGGTACCTGGAGTTCACCAAGCCGATCCTGGCCGGCAGCGACGCGGAAGCGGCCGCCGAGACGCGGGCGACGACCGCCTGGGTGCTGGACCAGATCCTGCTGCTGCTGCACCCCGTCATGCCCTACATCACCGAGGAACTGGGCGAGCAGTTGTCGGGCGGCACGCGGCCCGCGCTGATCACGTCGGCCTGGCCCAGCTTCGGCGAGAGCCATCGCGACCCGGTGGCCGCGGCCGAGATGGGCTGGGTCGTGCGGCTGGTGTCGGAGATCCGCGCCATCCGGTCCGAGATGAACGTGCCGGTGGCGGCCGAGATCCCGCTGCTGGTGAAGGGGGCAGGGGCCGAGACCCTGGCGCGCCTGGCCACCCATGGCGACGTGATCCGGCGGCTGGCCCGCCTGGCCTCGATCGACACGGGGGCGGGCGACCCGCCCGCGGGGGCGGCCCAGGCGGTCGTCGACGAGGCGACCATCGCGCTGCCGCTGGCCGGCATCATCGACCTGGCGAAGGAGCGCGCGCGCCTGGCCAAGGAAGTGGGCCGGCTGGCCGACGACATCGCCAAGATCGAAAAGAAGCTGGGCAGCGCCGACTTCATGGCCAAGGCGCCGGAGGAGATCGTCGAGGAACAGCGCGAGCGGGCGGCCGCGGCCGGCGAGGCCAAGGGCAAGCTGGAGGCCGCGCTGGCACGGATCGCCGGGGCCTGACGGGCGGACCCCGCCAAAACCCCGTCAGGCGCGGCGTGCGTCCCGCTCGTCGCGCCAGTCGCGGAACAGGCGGCGGCGGTGGGCGTCGGTCACCCGGCGCTTGATGGTGGCGTAGATGCTTCGCAGGCTGCTCATGGGTCCATCTCCGGCTGCTGGCCGATCGGTGGGCTTGTCTGACGAGGGCCGAGACTAGGCAGCAACCGTGACATTGCGGTGGCGTTCCCGTGGCTCATTGGTGAGACTGCGGGTCGCCGCGAGGTATCCAGGCAAGAAGAGGGTAGGGGAATGGCGCGCATAGCGGTCGCAGGCTTCCAGCACGAGACGAACACCTTCGCTCCGGCAAAGGCCACCTATCAGACCTTCGTCGAAGGCGGCGGCTGGCCGCCCCTGCTGCGCGGCAACGAACTGCCGGCGCGCGTCCATGGCATGAACCTGCCGATGGCCGGCGCCATCGAGGTGCTGCAGAAGGCCGGCCATGCGGTGGTGCCGATCGTCTGGTGCGCGGCCGTGCCGTCTTCCTACGTGACCCAGGACGCGTTCGAGCGCATCTCGGCCATGATCGTGGGCGACCTCGCCTCGCAGGGACCGTACGACGCCGTCTATCTCGACCTGCACGGCGCCATGGCGGTGGAGCAGTTCGAGGATGGCGAGGGCGAGATGCTGCGCCGCGTGCGCGCCATCGTCGGCCCGGACATCCCGGTCTTCACCAGCCTCGACCTGCATTCGAACACTACCCCCGAGATGGTCGAGTTCTCGAACCTGATGGTCGCCTACCGGACATATCCCCATGTCGACATGGCCGAGACGGGGGGCCGTGCGGCCGCCCTGCTCGATCGTGCGCTGAAGGAGAAGCGGCCGGTCTACAAGGCGTTCCGCCAGCTTCCCTTCCTGATCCCGCTCACCTGGCAGTGCACCTTCATCGAGCCCGGCAAGTCGCTCTATGATTTCTGCGCATCGCTCGAGGGCGGCGACGTGCTGACGGTGTCGTTCACGCCGGGCTTCCCGGCCGCCGACATCCATCATTGCGGCCCGGCCGTGCTGGCCTATGGCTGGACCCAGGAGGCGGCCGACGAGGCGGCCGACCGGATGGCCAACGCCGTGGCCGAGGCCGAGATGGCCTTCGCCGGCAAGCTCTACGACCCGGATTCGGTGGTGCAGGAAGCCACGCGCCTGGCCCAGGGTGCCAGCAAGCCCGTCGTGATCGCCGACACCCAGGACAATCCCGGCGCCGGCGGCAACTCCGACACCACCGGCCTGCTGGCGGCGATGATCCGCAACGACGCGCAGAACTGCGCGCTGGGGCTGCTGTGGGACCCGGCCTCGGCCAAGGCCGCGCACGCGGCCGGCGAGGGCGCCACCATCCGCCTGAAGCTGGGTGCCGTCTCGGGTGTGGCCGGCATCGAGCCGGTCGAGGCGGACTTCCGGGTCGAGAAGCTGGGCAACGGCCGCTTCACCTGCACCGGCCCCTTCTACGGCGGCGCCCACATGGAGTTGGGCCTGATGGCGTGCCTGTCGGTGGGGGGCGTGCGCATCGCGGTCTCGTCCAAGAAGTGCCAGGCGGCCGACCAGGAGATGTTCCGCCATGTCGGCATCGAGCCGACCAAGCTGTCGATCCTCGGCCTGAAGAGCTCGGTGCATTTCCGCGCCGACTTCCAGCCGATCGCCGAGACCATCCTGGTGGTGGAGTCGCCCGGCCCGATGATCGTCGACCCCGCCAACCTGCCCTTCACCCGCCTGCGCGGCGGCGTGCGCATCAATCCGGGCGGGCCGGAGTTCCAGCAGCCGGCGGCTTAGGGAATAGCCGCTATCGGTCGGATCGAGCCGCGTCTGACAAAGACGGAGCGATCCGACCGAAGCCTCCAACCGTCAGATCAGTCCGAGCCGGCAATTCCGACAGCTGGCTGTCTGGGGGGCTTCGCGGACTTGCGGCGGCGGCCCGAGGTTCGGGTAGCTGGACCGACTTTCTTTGCTGCCGGGGCCAGATCGTACGGCATGATCAGGGCCTCGACCGGGATGCCCCACGCCTTGTGGAGCGCGTAGATCATGCCGGTGGTTAATCGCCGGCGCCGGCCTAGCACTTCGGAAGCGCGAGAGCGCAGTCCCAGTACCCGGCCAAGGTCCGCTTGCGATCGGCCTTGGTCTTCCATGACATGCCGGAGCATCGTGATCGGCTCCAGTGTCATGGTCGGCCAACGATGGCTCTCATAGGCGTCAACCAATGTTCCCAGCACTGCGAGCCGGTCATCGTCGGTTGAACCAGGCGCCGGGTCCGCCACCACCAGTCGAGAAATCTCGAGTACCGCGGCAGCATGATCGTCGTCGTTGCGGATCGGCCGAATGTCCACGTCAGCTTCCTTTGAACTGATCCACCGTCAATGCATCTATGGCGTCATATTCTGGATGCGTACCGATGAACTTCACGAAAACCATCTGGTGCCGGAAGAAGATCGACGCAACCAGGCGATGATTGCCGCCACGAATGGCGAAGCGGACACGTTCCCCGTTGAGAACCTTTGCGCTTGGCACTGTCGCCAGTATGTCCTGCATCGTTGACCATCTGGCTGCTCTTACCGAAGTGATCCAGGCGGCCAACGCCGAAGCCGCGTCCGCATGGTCCCGAGCATAAGCATCCAGCCTGTTGCGCGAGATCAGCTGCATCGGTCGGCCATTTAAGGGCGTACGTCTTGCGACGCAAGCACTGTATCCCGTTTCGGGAACATGTCGATGGATCAGCCGGGGAACGCCCGGCCCGGCCCCTCAAGCCAGCGTGCACCATACCGGGGTATGGTCGGAGGCCCGCTCGCGGCCGCGCGGGTCCTTGTCGATGCCGGCTTCCTGCAGGCGGTCGGCCGCCTGGGGCGACAGCAGCAGGTGATCGATGCGCAGGCCCTCGTCGCGATACCAGCGGCCCTGGACATAGTCCCAGTAGGAATACTGGTGCGGCTCGGGGTGGAGGGCGCGGAAGGCGTCGGTCAGGCCCAGATGCAACAGGGTGCGGAATCGCGCCCGGCTCTCGGGCCGGCAGAGCGCGTCGTCGGCCCATTTGACCGGGTCGTAGACGTCGTCGTCGGTCGGGCAAACGTTGTAGTCGCCGCCCAGCACGAAGGTCTCCTCGGCGTCCAGCATGCCGCGGGCGTGCGGCACCAGCCGGTCCATCCAGGCGAGCTTGTAGTCGTACTTGTCGCCGGGCGCGGGGTTGCCGTTGGGCAGGTAGATCGAGGCTACCCGCACGCCCTCGACCGTCGCCTCGATATAGCGCGACTGCAGGTCGTCGGGATTGCCGGGCAGGCCGCGGACGATGTCCTCGATCGGGCTCTTCGCCAGGATGGCGACGCCGTTATAGGTCTTCTGCCCGTGGGTGGCGAAGTTGTAGCCGAGATCCTCGATCTCGGTCGCCGGGAAGGCATCGTCGACGCACTTCAACTCCTGGAGGAGCACGACGTCGGGCTGGAACTCGCCCAGCCACTGCACCAGGTTGGGCAGCCGCGCCTTGACGGAATTGACGTTCCAGGTGGCAATCTTCACGGGACGAGAGGAACCAGGTCAGATCGCAAAGGAGCTGCCGCAGCCGCAGGACGAGGTCGCGTTGGGATTGGTGATGCGGAAGGCCGACCCCACCATCTCCTGGACGTAGTCGACGGCGGCCCCGTTCAGCAGGTCGAGCGAGGTGTCGTCCACCACCACGGCCACGCCGTGGGCGGCGAACTCGCGGTCGTCGTCGTTGCGCTGGTCGTCGAAGCTGAAGCCGTACTGGAAGCCGGAGCAGCCGCCGCCGGACACGGCGATGCGCAGGAACATCCCTTTGAACTCGTCCTGCGCCTGCAACTCGCGGATGCGGCGGGCGGCGTTCTCGGTGACCATCATCTGACGGTCGTCAATCACGGAAGTGCCT encodes:
- a CDS encoding helix-turn-helix domain-containing protein, translating into MDIRPIRNDDDHAAAVLEISRLVVADPAPGSTDDDRLAVLGTLVDAYESHRWPTMTLEPITMLRHVMEDQGRSQADLGRVLGLRSRASEVLGRRRRLTTGMIYALHKAWGIPVEALIMPYDLAPAAKKVGPATRTSGRRRKSAKPPRQPAVGIAGSD
- a CDS encoding 2OG-Fe(II) oxygenase, with translation MPKPARGPLISRTMLWGFDLAAMERSYSGYTTMPDALTAEQCDRLIAMGEAQLETSGQAGVAGAGVHPEIRQSTITWLMPGPETQFLYKRIERIGRSANDRFFGFSLLGMGEPVQFARYAAGGDHYGWHQDVGDGPPILRKLSVVIQLSDPADYEGGDLELRFSQEITRTRRERGTMVLFPPWQLHRVTPVTAGLRYSLACWISGEPFR
- a CDS encoding DUF2497 domain-containing protein; this translates as MSDRRPAADPSMEDILASIRRIISDDGAKPGAAPPPVSVPRGEPVIAMPLGPQSDPAVSVEPQPLRVEPLHVEAVAAGAVDVDPGPRLRARRDADDVLELTQVYQPRILPEAEGRPDPAAPLVSPDAAAEVAAALAAIGRAEAHVSGPDLGGLLTGSGRTVDDLVREMLRPMLKEWLDSRLPGLVEAVVREEVERIVRRANLR
- a CDS encoding valine--tRNA ligase: MIEKTYRPAEVEAKHYQRWEDSGAFAADPASPKQPYTIMIPPPNVTGSLHMGHALTFTIQDILIRYHRMRGRDALWQPGTDHAGIATQMVVERQLADKGMVLDRPGVVEDANTRAIGRDAFIAKVWEWKAESGGTITRQLRRLGASLDWPRERFTMDEGLSAAVRKVFVELHRQGLIYRDKRLVNWDPKLHTAISDLEVEQREVKGHLWHFRYPVEGMPDTFVTVATTRPETMLGDTGVAVHPEDERFRALVGRNVILPLVGRAIPIVADEYADPETGTGAVKITPAHDFNDFEVGRRCGLAAINIFDADARLLDSVPEPYRGLERYEARKRIVADMEALGLLEKVEPHTHVVPHGDRSGVAIEPWLTDQWYVDAATLAKPAIAAVETGQTVFVPRQWENTFFEWMRNIQPWCVSRQLWWGHQVPAWYAPDGTIFVEETEAEAIVAARRHFGADVALRRDSDVLDTWFSSALWPFSTLGWPEHTPELARYYPGDVLVTGFDIIFFWVARMMMMGHHFMGDVPFRTVYIHALVRDARGQKMSKSKGNVIDPLDLIDRFGCDALRFTLSALAAPGRDIKLAESRVEGYRNFATKLWNASRYAEMNGCVAVEGFAADQARHRVNRWIVGEVARTTERLEQEFAAYRFNDVANVLYQFVWGTFCDWYLEFTKPILAGSDAEAAAETRATTAWVLDQILLLLHPVMPYITEELGEQLSGGTRPALITSAWPSFGESHRDPVAAAEMGWVVRLVSEIRAIRSEMNVPVAAEIPLLVKGAGAETLARLATHGDVIRRLARLASIDTGAGDPPAGAAQAVVDEATIALPLAGIIDLAKERARLAKEVGRLADDIAKIEKKLGSADFMAKAPEEIVEEQRERAAAAGEAKGKLEAALARIAGA
- a CDS encoding protein-L-isoaspartate O-methyltransferase family protein; translation: MAIDYSAARANMVESQIRPNKVTDPAVIAAFLHIPRERFVPPTLSGVAYVDVDIPIGAGRYLLEPMVLGRLLQFAGPRPTDLALEIGTGTGYGAAVLARMVATVVGVESDPALARQATANLAAIGIDNASVVTGGFLDGCPAHAPYDVILISGAVPRIPAAVEQQLAEGGRLVAVEFADGIGRAVLVRREGGRLSRRVIFDAATPLLVGTEGKPAFVF
- the erpA gene encoding iron-sulfur cluster insertion protein ErpA, which codes for MIDDRQMMVTENAARRIRELQAQDEFKGMFLRIAVSGGGCSGFQYGFSFDDQRNDDDREFAAHGVAVVVDDTSLDLLNGAAVDYVQEMVGSAFRITNPNATSSCGCGSSFAI
- a CDS encoding TolC family outer membrane protein — protein: MATRRTVKRAVGATWLAVLVAGVLPAAGVAQTLEEVMVSTYNTNPQLLAERARLRSFDEQVPQSMAGWRPTVQASASYGFSHERTEVPTLKRTERLNPFSSTLQVSQPLYRGGRTVANTERAVFQIQSQRAQVFVIEQQVLLGSVQAYMNLYRGLAVVQLNANNIEVLKRQLEAAQDRFRVGEVTRTDVAQAESRLARAVADKRQADGNVEVARATFERVSGLVPIDITFPKRVPKTPPTREEAKRMAEQNNPQIVAARFSELGARANVRSITGELLPTVSLDATGTYNDESQNANTKIRQGTIAARVSVPLYEGGSTYARVREAKQTAGQRRIEIETNRRSVVELASSRWDTLQSARAQIEALRENIRAAQIALDGVQQEAAVGSRTVLDILDAEQELFNARVNLVSSQRDELVGVYDLTSATGRLTARLLGLPVEIYDMDAYYESVKDKWIGLGDPLD
- a CDS encoding exodeoxyribonuclease III, with protein sequence MKIATWNVNSVKARLPNLVQWLGEFQPDVVLLQELKCVDDAFPATEIEDLGYNFATHGQKTYNGVAILAKSPIEDIVRGLPGNPDDLQSRYIEATVEGVRVASIYLPNGNPAPGDKYDYKLAWMDRLVPHARGMLDAEETFVLGGDYNVCPTDDDVYDPVKWADDALCRPESRARFRTLLHLGLTDAFRALHPEPHQYSYWDYVQGRWYRDEGLRIDHLLLSPQAADRLQEAGIDKDPRGRERASDHTPVWCTLA
- a CDS encoding type II toxin-antitoxin system HigB family toxin; this translates as MQLISRNRLDAYARDHADAASALAAWITSVRAARWSTMQDILATVPSAKVLNGERVRFAIRGGNHRLVASIFFRHQMVFVKFIGTHPEYDAIDALTVDQFKGS
- a CDS encoding M81 family metallopeptidase, with the translated sequence MARIAVAGFQHETNTFAPAKATYQTFVEGGGWPPLLRGNELPARVHGMNLPMAGAIEVLQKAGHAVVPIVWCAAVPSSYVTQDAFERISAMIVGDLASQGPYDAVYLDLHGAMAVEQFEDGEGEMLRRVRAIVGPDIPVFTSLDLHSNTTPEMVEFSNLMVAYRTYPHVDMAETGGRAAALLDRALKEKRPVYKAFRQLPFLIPLTWQCTFIEPGKSLYDFCASLEGGDVLTVSFTPGFPAADIHHCGPAVLAYGWTQEAADEAADRMANAVAEAEMAFAGKLYDPDSVVQEATRLAQGASKPVVIADTQDNPGAGGNSDTTGLLAAMIRNDAQNCALGLLWDPASAKAAHAAGEGATIRLKLGAVSGVAGIEPVEADFRVEKLGNGRFTCTGPFYGGAHMELGLMACLSVGGVRIAVSSKKCQAADQEMFRHVGIEPTKLSILGLKSSVHFRADFQPIAETILVVESPGPMIVDPANLPFTRLRGGVRINPGGPEFQQPAA